In Lactuca sativa cultivar Salinas chromosome 5, Lsat_Salinas_v11, whole genome shotgun sequence, the DNA window tatttaaacaccttaagtcctaGGTGTTGGCCTCATTCCCAGCCTCCATAGACCCTAACCCTAATCTCAAAACCCTAGGGCCTCCTTGAGTGTTGTGAGCTCATCGTCGGTGTGTTTTGGTGTGTCTGAAGCGCATTAAAGGAAGAGAAGCATGGTGTAAGGTGGTAGTTCAAGTAGGAGCTTTCAGGTCTTGATTCTCTTCTcggagtaattgatttgaccctgttTTGCAACTTTCCTCTGATTCAAACCGTTGTAGGGAtaaatcttctactcgaaggattatctgagccttctatCGAGTAAAAGTGTTCTATAGCAGTATTCGGTCTGTGACATTGTTCCTTTGGAAGCAACGATGTGATCAGTTATTGGAAGCATTTTGTTGGTACGAAACTCTATGAGCTTGGCATGGTGGCGGTTTGGTGTGGGAGGTCTGACAGGGAGTCAGACCATGTAGACTTTAGGTTTCAGAATTCAGGTGAGATACGAGTGGTTTTTTTTCAAGGAATTGTGGTTTCATTCTTCATCGGGGTTGAAGAACTGTTCTAAGGATGGTTTCAGTAGAGCTGGATAGGTCGTTGTATATTCATAGTTGGAAGTGATGTGTTTGGTCAGTTATTTGTTGAGAGTTTGACTTGGAGTTGTTTCAGCGCGGGCAGTCTGTCAGGGGAGTCAGACCATAATAGATTTTAGGTCTCAGAAAGGTAGAAGCGGTTTTCAGGGGCTGAAGGTTTGATTGTTGTTTTTGGGATggatgtttcatttgggtttcGGGTGTCTTGGGAAGATTGTCTTATGTGCAAAATTTCTGATTGTATTGCTCAGGTTGTTTGTTTTGATATGTGTGTTAATATGGaccgatttcgaggacgaaatctaatttaagtaggaGAAAGTTGTAATACCTGGAATCTAGAAGATTAATTTCGGAAATAAATCCCTTTTCCTAAGGACCAACTCGACGAATTGTTGGTGGGAAACTCGAAAAGTTGGAGGCTTTTGGGTCACATGTTTTTAtggacaaactcggcgagttggtgaagggaactcaacgagttggatgctGATTGAGAAaccttaattttagggttttgcaccctatttaaacaccttaagtcctaGGTGTTGGCCTCATTCCCAGCCTCCATAGACCCTAACCCTAATCTCAAAACCCTAGGGCCTCCTTGAGTGTTGTGAGCTCATCGTCGGTGTGTTTTGGTGTGTCTGAAGCGCATTAAAGGAAGAGAAGCATGGTGTAAGGTGGTAGTTCAAGTAGGAGCTTTCAGGTCTTGATTCTCTTCTcggagtaattgatttgaccctgttTTGCAACTTTCCTCTGATTCAAACCGTTGTAGGGAtaaatcttctactcgaaggattatctgagccttctatCGAGTAAAAGTGTTCTATAGCAGTATTCGGTCTGTGACATTGTTCCTTTGGAAGCAACGATGTGATCAGTTATTGGAAGCATTTTGTTGGTACGAAACTCTATGAGCTTGGCATGGTGGCGGTTTGGTGTGGGAGGTCTGACAGGGAGTCAGACCATGTAGACTTTAGGTTTCAGAATTCAGGTGAGATACGAGTGGTTTTTTTTCAAGGAATTGTGGTTTCATTCTTCATCGGGGTTGAAGAACTGTTCTAAGGATGGTTTCAGTAGAGCTGGATAGGTCGTTGTATATTCATAGTTGGAAGTGATGTGTTTGGTCAGTTATTTGTTGAGAGTTTGACTTGGAGTTGTTTCAGCGCGGGCAGTCTGTCAGGGGAGTCAGACCATAATAGATTTTAGGTCTCAGAAAGGTAGAAGCGGTTTTCAGGGTCTGAAGGTTTGATTGTTGTTTTTGGGATggatgtttcatttgggtttcGGGTGTCTTGGGAAGATTGTCTTATGTGCAAAATTTCTGATTGTATTGCTCAGGTTGTTTGTTTTGATATGTGTGTTAATATGGaccgatttcgaggacgaaatctaatttaagtaggaGAAAGTTGTAATACCTGGAATCTAGAAGATTAATTTCGGAAATAAATCCCTTTTCCTAAGGACCAACTCGACGAATTGTTGGTGGGAAACTCGAAAAGTTGGAGGCTTTTGGGTCACATGTTTTTAtggacaaactcggcgagttggtgaagggaactcaacgagttggatgctGATTGAGAAaccttaattttagggttttgcaccctatttaaacaccttaagtcctaGGTGTTGGCCTCATTCCCAGCCTCCATAGACCCTAACCCTAATCTCAAAACCCTAGGGCCTCCTTGAGTGTTGTGAGCTCATCGTCGGTGTGTTTTGGTGTGTCTGAAGCGCATTAAAGGAAGAGAAGCATGGTGTAAGGTGGTAGTTCAAGTAGGAGCTTTCAGGTCTTGATTCTCTTCTcggagtaattgatttgaccctgttTTGCAACTTTCCTCTGATTCAAACCGTTGTAGGGAtaaatcttctactcgaaggattatctgagccttctatCGAGTAAAAGTGTTCTATAGCAGTATTCGGTCTGTGACATTGTTCCTTTGGAAGCAACGATGTGATCAGTTATTGGAAGCATTTTGTTGGTACGAAACTCTATGAGCTTGGCATGGTGGCGGTTTGGTGTGGGAGGTCTGACAGGGAGTCAGACCATGTAGACTTTAGGTTTCAGAATTCAGGTGAGATACGAGTGGTTTTTTTTCAAGGAATTGTGGTTTCATTCTTCATCGGGGTTGAAGAACTGTTCTAAGGATGGTTTCAGTAGAGCTGGATAGGTCGTTGTATATTCATAGTTGGAAGTGATGTGTTTGGTCAGTTATTTGTTGAGAGTTTGACTTGGAGTTGTTTCAGCGCGGGCAGTCTGTCAGGGGAGTCAGACCATAATAGATTTTAGGTCTCAGAAAGGTAGAAGCGGTTTTCAGGGGCTGAAGGTTTGATTGTTGTTTTTGGGATggatgtttcatttgggtttcGGGTGTCTTGGGAAGATTGTCTTATGTGCAAAATTTCTGATTGTATTGCTCAGGTTGTTTGTTTTGATATGTGTGTTAATATGGaccgatttcgaggacgaaatctaatttaagtaggaGAAAGTTGTAATACCTGGAATCTAGAAGATTAATTTCGGAAATAAATCCCTTTTCCTAAGGACCAACTCGACGAATTGTTGGTGGGAAACTCGAAAAGTTGGAGGCTTTTGGGTCACATGTTTTTAtggacaaactcggcgagttggtgaagggaactcaacgagttggatgctGATTGAGAAaccttaattttagggttttgcaccctatttaaacaccttaagtcctaGGTGTTGGCCTCATTCCCAGCCTCCATAGACCCTAACCCTAATCTCAAAACCCTAGGGCCTCCTTGAGTGTTGTGAGCTCATCGTCGGTGTGTTTTGGTGTGTCTGAAGCGCATTAAAGGAAGAGAAGCATGGTGTAAGGTGGTAGTTCAAGTAGGAGCTTTCAGGTCTTGATTCTCTTCTCTGTTTCCAGCATGTTTCAGGTATAAAGTTCTAACCGTGCTTAatatttgcttagatctcttcttaGGTTAGATTTATGCTTTTAGCCATGGATGGGTGGTTGATGGGAAAGTAGAAGTCCCAAGTGTTTATTCTTTCAGATATATGATCTTcatgagctcttttggcataaaggtgccaaatttatgGGTTTATGGGCTTCATGCATCCATTAAGTCTTTTATTTAGCCCTTTTTGAGCTTTTGAGCTCCTTCTAGTCATGCTTAAGCgcaaagatggaaactttacgtggccaTATAGCCTTATGGGGTTAGATCTGCATTTTAGAGTATTGTCTTtgatgattaagtgcttaatggttatGCCTTCACTCTTTCAAGTCCATGGTTTGGTTTTGGACCCACATAGGTGGTTCCTAgggataaagttgaaaactttaccctTTCTAGTCTAATTTTGGtcgagatctgagctttggagctcttggattcGATGAAggcaacttaatgcattaagttgttggGTCTTGGGCGAACTCCACGAGTTGGTGGGTCAACTCAGCAAGTTGTTCTGGTTTACCCTGTTTTTGAGTTGATGTGggtcaactcagcgagttgattagccaactcgacgagttcggtcGATATGGATTATGGATCTTGTCTTTTGGTTTATGTATTTGACTAAATTTGTCCCAGGGGGTTCTTGAAGTAATCTGAGTTGGATCTAAGGAAAATAtaggcttaggataaggcccatatatgattgggtccaatttggataattcggccattagtgggcctttgtggatcttttggttttgggccttctTGGTTATTAGAATTGGGCCTTAGTTTGGGTTCATGTTGgggtcaagggtaaaatggtcattttaccccaagtatggttGGTGGGCCTTGGGATGGATTCCAATTGCTAATTGTGTGTTATTTTGATCTAATAGTTCGGAGGTGTCGTCAGGGTAGCAGGTAGGTAATTCTTTCAGTGAGGTtctacattcgaggtgagtctcctcattgttctatgggtcgaaggaaccaatgccgacccatttggtTGTGTacggtaggaagacccgggggtgaCCCTTGGTatttttgtatgaaagaccaggaggcggctcctgacAATTGTTAGTAAGTAGCAGTAGATTgtatgctagctgtctttgtgatacttgcatggaagaccaggtgGTGGCTCCTGGCACTTCTCTAAAAGACCCAGGGTTGTGGTCGTCGACTTGGCAAGGAAGACCACGAGGCGACCCGTGACATAATGGCAAGACTGCGGTTGGCACATAACACTCTTATTGATTATGgtatatgaatgatatgtatggctcacgGTTATGCATgacatgtatggtatgtggtatttggggaactcactaacctttgtgcttacagttttcaatttatgtttcaggtactccagttttcaaatgaaagagctcCGGACGATCGCTGCACATACACCCTTGTTTTTAGTAATATGTGATCTTTGGGAATGAACtatgataattgttttatttgaaaTGCTTTTTCATTGTTTGGACAAAGTTACAATAgtgttttaattataataaaaatgaaatttttacccttgatttttgggatgttacataatatTAACTTATATATAACAGTTATCATGTATTTCCCCCCTGAAAACTTTAAAAAATGAGGCTGTGAAACTCATCATAGTAGCGTGATTTGATAGAATCTATCTAGAAACAGTCAGCGGTTTGTGATCGTCGGGCTTGGGACAAGGAACACCTTCTGCAAATGAGTGAGAGAAAAGAAATTTTGGTGTAAGGTGGGTTAGGGtcgaacttgctatttataggttgtccaagacaagttcacgtcgtgaacatgaATGTTCACATCTTGAAGCATAGTTGCATCAcctcgtagacttgccatttcGGTCCTTGTTTCGGAAGGTGTCCGGATAACACTTTCACGTCGTGAACCtttatgttcacgtcgtgaagtCTAAACACATCACTCCCATAGACTTTCCATCTACATTCTATCCTTGAGAAGTGTCCTGGATCACTTTCACATCGTGAACCTTTATGTTCACATCACGAAGCATGGCTGATTAGGGTTTGTGCCACGTGTCATGCTCTTAGGCTGCTAGATCTTCGGAagatcatatcttttgcatacgaggacgttctttatatccacacataggtattTCCGAGTACTACAATTTTCTTTTAGATTCCAATAGCTAATTTGCAATATATTTTAATTTCTTCTTATTACAGAGATTTATAGTTTTAGAgttttatcataacttcttcatgcgacaTTGAGATTTGTTAAAATCTTTTGGAATTGTATGGATGTGTACTGTGATTTATACCATAAGGTATatatgaaagttcatatttgtattagaattttcCATGAACTACAAAAGTAAGtttattatattatttgtttGATATGATCATATGTGACTGTTCTCgacctattttgactggtgttacagtGTGGACTTATAACCCACATATGTAGGTGAAATGGGAAGCCATATTCATTAAATACTCTGATGGAGTAAATTTCCTTTATGACTTACATTGGCCAAGGAAGTACTTAGTTGTGTAGTCCAAGCTTGATCTAAACGATTCACTAATTAAGTTGATTCTTCATGATAATCATGGACTAAGATTTGTGAGAATCGGTTGGGATGGGTGTGTATAGGTGTAAGGTGTTATAGATGTCGAAGTTATGGGATATATCCATATTATTTGGCAATAGTTGGTTTTATAGGTTTCATAACTAtaaattattatcataataataatattgtcGTATTGAAAACCCTACGTGTCTCACCACATGTAACAGGGCTGAAGTTGTTGGAACTTGATTAGGATGTCGAGTGATTAAGAGACAACATGTAATAGTTTTCAGGACCATTATGTCTTTAAGCTGTAACATATGTtctgtattgattatgacatccttagggtATTGTATTTTGGAAAAATATCTTCACTCAAAGATTTTTTAATAAAACGAAACAATGACcgcataatgttttattacaGAGATTTTCCATAAACAAAGATATTATGATTTTTAAAGCATAAAGAAAACTTTTTTTTATGGTTTCGAAAAATAGCGGATGTTACACATGCATATGCATACCAAAACCAATTAACATCAATAAATTAAAACCAATGACTTCCAACCTAGCTGGGAAGAGGTACCGAGTTTAATACCCACGTGGGGTCAGAGGCCGGGAGTTCAATCCCCGCAAAACCCAATTTGGGTGCCGCTTAAACTTGTGCCACACGTGGGGAAATTTTCCTTGGAAACCCCTATGGGGGCTGGGTTTGCCCTGTAAAGGAGCTCGAACTCGGGGTGCTCGTTCGAATATGCGAGTAGGCTTCCGTTTAATCATTTGCCGTTTCCaaaaatcaataaattaaaaTACATACTAATATAAACATTATGTATTCCAACCATTAAACATGTTTCAACATTATGTAAGCTAAAAACGGATCTAAGAACACAACCTACCATTTTTTTGTATAAACCAAACATCATCAACCCACAATTCATGAGTCATTATCTTATCCATATTGAGCAATAGCTCTTCGTTTAGATGTTGAAACTATACCGAACATTTTACCTTATTTTCCTGAAAATGATTCCCAACCACTAGTTATTGGATAATGAAATTTTTTCTTTTATGAAACCTTCAGGAGGTACTAGAAAATTTTGCTCGATTATGAGTTTGAAAACTCTCTTAGATGTAGAAAACCATCTTCATTGTGAAGAGTGCAACATTAGATGATGGATTTGAGTCACTTATAGAACACAAAATATGTGCAAGGAAGTAAGATTATTCGAAACACAGGTTGTTTGGGGAAATTTCGACCTGATTCCTCCTCTCAAACTTCATTTTTAAGGGTTAGTAAATATAAAAGTTGAGATGTGTAAGAGAGACGTCCGTATATGGAGCAAAAAAGAGGAAGAGAGGAAACACAAAGGTATGATGGAGGCGAAAAATCGTCTTTTGTTAAGGAGTGATAAACTAGGAAAGGATGTGCCCAATAGTTTAAAGGCTAACAAAAAGAAGAGCACATATAGGATTTTGTATAGGACACGAGGTTTTCAAACCATAGGAAGCATGCCTGTAATATATTTAATGACGAAGATATTTTCAAAATTCGGTGTTAACATGGTTGGGTTCTTAGAAAGactaaattctaaaccctaaaccttaagACATATTTATAACATAAAAAATATGTTGATATTAACAAATATaaattaaggttttttttttcaatcaaaTGCAAATTGTATTATGATGTGCACAACGCAATGAGCAGTGCCGAAGCTTGAACAATTAACTAGGGGGGACCGAAAGTATTATAAATTGAAATTAACGTTCTTAAAAAACAAATTGTTTTGAACAAATAAACACAAAAAACACCTAGAAAAAGAATTACAACTCAGCCCGACGACCTTTAATGTCTTTAAATTCATCAATTACAAACTTCGAATTAATGTTTTCAGCAATTTCTCTTTCTATGTAAATCACCAAGTTGTTTGCGAGAAAATCATCTGACATCTTATTGCGAAGACGGTTCTTGAATATTTTCATTGCTGAAAATCCCCTCTCTATTGTTGCGGTAGAAACCGGAAGTGTCAAGATTAACCGAACCACTCTATCAAGTAAATAGCATGTCTCACGTTTCTGAGTTTCCACAAGACGCTTGCATAGGTCAGCAATAGTTGATACACCACTTAGTTTGGGATTCTTTGTGATATCAATATTAAAAATCTCCAATTGATATCGTAATTGAATCATCTCTTGCTCCGTAAAATCTTTAGGATAATACTTCTCAGCAAGAAGACAAATTTCATCAACGTTAACCACTTTAGAAACTAAACTAGAACTAAGTCTCAACAACTCCATCGCCCGATCATTGAATCTACTATTCAACTAATGTAACTGTTTGTCCAATGTGGCTGTAAACAAATCCACTCGATAAAAATGTTCAAAAGTAACATGATTGTCTGTTTTTCGAGGCCGGTATCGAGTAGAAGTATATGGGGCATTCATATTTGACATATTTATTtgatgtttttcataaaaaaacttTACTTGTGCAAGTAAAGAATCCCATCCTTTGTTTCTAAAATCATTTAGACCCTCCTTTGTTGTTGAAACTAACTCCATGGCATTAAGAATATCTTTGGATTTCTTTTGTAGAGCTTGAGAAAGTATTTCAGTTTTTCCCATTACTTCCTTTATCAGGTGAAGAATAAACACAAACTCAAATGATTTCAGATAACAGTAAGTTGCATCAGCATCTCCGCGTTGAGAATAAGTAGCAGATACATCATCAATTATTCCTTGGAGAACAACACGAGTACAAGCAAACATGTTAAGCAAACTACAAATGGAACGAAAATGAGAACCCCAACGTGTATCACCAGCTCTTCTTAATGTCCCAACTTGATTCAATCCTTTACCTGATTCGATTTCACCTAGTTCCAATAACTGTTCAATCTCAGTTGCCTTTTCTTTTTGTAACTCATCATGACGCTTACTGGAAGCACAAACTACGTTAATTGTAAAAATTAAGTTTGTGAAAAACTGGTGAACCGGAATAATTTCCCTTGAAACAGCCACCAAGGCTAGTTGCAATCTATGAGCAAAGCAGTGAACATAATATGCATAAGGACAATCCTCAAGAACAAGTGCTTGTAATCCGTTCCATTCCCCTCTCATATTACTCGCACCATTATAACCTTGGCCATggattttaataacataaaattgATAGTGTAAAAGTTGTCTCCACATATTTGTTTTCAAGGTTAATGATAAGGTATCCCTAACATGAACCAAATCCAAGAACCTTTCATGTATGATTCCTTTCGCATCAACAAATCTCAAAACTATCGCCATTTGCTCTTTTTTAGACTCATCCTGTAACTTATCAACCATGACACAAAAGTATGAATCCCCCACTTCACTACGAATATGCTTTCGAACTTTATTTGCAATAATACTAAGAATTTCTTTTTGAATGTCCGCAGAAGTATACTTTGAATTATAAGGAGCTTTCTATAATATAACGTTTGCAACTTCATCATTATACGATGCTAGAAGTTTTAGAAGTTGGAGAAAATTACCACGATTTTTGGAATCAAGATTTACATCATGTCCTCGTAAAGCTCAAGCTTGGAAGGTCAACCAACAAACTGTGTCAATTGACACTTTTAAGCGTAAACGGTTCTTCAATATTCACGCTTCATTTTGCTTCACTATGATATTTTCAATGTGTGCTGCTTGGTTCATCAAGTTTTCAACAAATGCAACAGTATTTCTATGTTGTGAGCAACCAATATGTTTCAAGAACGCACAATTTTTCTCGTCATTAACTTTTTTCCAATTGTCAACTCCTTTAACAGTAAATGCATCGTAACCATGACACACACTTGGTTTATcattatatatataacaaataaaacaaTAAGAAGCGTGTGTTGTTGGAGAATATTCTAGCCAATTAGGGAAAATGTTGAACCAAGAATATTTGAATCTACGAGGATGTTTTGTTGAACCTTTAGCTTGCTACTCCTTAAGATGTATTTGGAAAGGTCCTAAATTCAAATAAGCTCGTCTCACTTGCTCTCTTAAATTAACCGGATAATCCCACATTTGCTTTCGTTTAGCGGGATCTCCTTCTAGATTCTTCAAATCAACTTCATTAGGATTTTCCTTTTCTTGTGGATGTGGCTCATTCTCTTGTTATTTATCCTTTTCTTGCGGTTGTGGCTCATTCTCTTGTTGATTTTCCGTTTCTTGCGGTTGTGGCTCACTTGTTGAAGCTTTGTGACGTTTACTCTTTTCACTTTCATGATTAGTTTCTTTATCATCTGCCTTTCTTTTGTAAAAATAGTCTAAGGTTTTCATCTTTCCCATGATTAtatctataaaaatcaaaatgAGGGAACAAATGAttcaatcaaaatcaaaattagaaCAATAACCAATAACTCATTTAACAATTATTAGTTTGTGAAAATTGAAAAGTAAAACCAAATCAAATTGACAAATTGACAGCCAAATCAAATTGACAAATTGACAACCAAatcaattttataaaaatagtctaAGGGTTTCATCCATCTTTGTTTTCAGTTAATCAGTTTTGTTTGAAGCAtaacaaaatcaattttttttctatTCCATACTTCCAGTTTGGTGTCCACTATCTAGAATAAATATATTAGAAGGCAACATCAGCGACAGTGCAAACAGGAGGCAACAACAGCAACAGTGCAAACAGGAGAAATTGACAAATTGACAAGAGAAATTATAGAATCCTACTATCCTAATTCCTACACCAAATCTGATAAACCAAATTGACAAATTGATATGAGAAATTCTAACCCCTAATTTGGAGTTTGGACCAAGAGATTGAGAGAAAAGAGGAGTAACTCGCAAAcaggcaacaacaacaacagtgcAGGCATACAACACAACATTCAATCAGAATTCAGAACAAAGAGCAAGTGAACTGGAAAAGAAAGAACAAGATTCGGGATTTCATACCTGATTTTTGGTGCGATGGGCGATAGCGAGAGTGAGAGTGTGAGACCAACAGCAGCGACAACAAGCAGCGATTTAGCGACAACAGTAGCAACGATTCAACCAAATTGGGGAAGAACCGAACGTGATTTCTGGAGTCTGATTTGGTCGGACTATACTTGCTTGGAGTCTGATTCGGGAGGGGCCAAATACCAAGTTTGAAGATAAAGGGCCTTGTAATTAATTTTTTTGAAGTATATTTCTTATTTCTAGCAcaaaaataaggggggggggggggggggggcactgCCCCTCTTGGCCCCATACATACTTCGCCACTGGCAATGAGGTATTCACTTCAAATTGTATTAATGTCTTAAACAGAGTTAATGATTACATTGCATTAACAAGAAGCTTTTAATGCTTATTATGTTAAATTATTATGAATACTAACCATTCATATTAAGTTAGAAACCCAAATGGTTGGCAGTCATTGTGTTATTAttcattatacttcatatcatCGTTCTTGTATTGCAATATAATCAAGTGATTATCATTTGAAATTTTGTTTATATAATCCCGAGTGATTGTGAAACCGAATAAAGAAAATCAAATCATCCTAtgttaataaaaaatatatttattctttttttgtcatgtgtcataatattagactttttaaTTAATGTCAAGCCATTTGTCAATTTATTGAttctttatttcaaattttaaattttaaattttctgatttaattatattaaactaataacattagaataaaaattaaaataaaactaatacacattataaggtgatataattttatgtatttatttaaatcagtGATAAGATAGGATGATTTGATTTTCTATaacattcttaattaattatctaGATAAGATGTTTAAGAGAAAGTTAAATCATATAAGGTActtataaaaaatttaaatataaggtttttatgttgatgttgatgAATATTTGTAATATTGTTTTGTCTTTTCATTTTTTCTTATGTAATTTTTTGGCACATTTAatgaaaataatattattaaatattttttttatgttttatagttaaaatatggtatatatatatatatatatatatatatatatatatatatatatatatatatatatatatatatatatggaaaagttcaatataGAGCCATAATTATGGGTTATTCAAAGAACCAaaattttttttcaacttttagagcttattctttatcgaaaaaaaatctaaaaatatctaaattcatatattaacattgtgaatgtgaaaaatatttttcggattcacgttgtgaattttcgaaga includes these proteins:
- the LOC111878333 gene encoding uncharacterized protein LOC111878333, with protein sequence MVDKLQDESKKEQMAIVLRFVDAKGIIHERFLDLVHVRDTLSLTLKTNMWRQLLHYQFYVIKIHGQGYNGASNMRGEWNGLQALVLEDCPYAYYVHCFAHRLQLALVAVSREIIPVHQFFTNLIFTINVVCASSKRHDELQKEKATEIEQLLELGEIESGKGLNQVGTLRRAGDTRWGSHFRSICSLLNMFACTRVVLQGIIDDVSATYSQRGDADATYCYLKSFEFVFILHLIKEVMGKTEILSQALQKKSKDILNAMELVSTTKEGLNDFRNKGWDSLLAQVKFFYEKHQINMSNMNAPYTSTRYRPRKTDNHVTFEHFYRVDLFTATLDKQLH